From Salvelinus namaycush isolate Seneca unplaced genomic scaffold, SaNama_1.0 Scaffold1190, whole genome shotgun sequence:
ATGTCTATCTGAGGCTGTGTCCCTATGGGCCGTCGtcaaaaagtacagtatttcacTATAgtaaatagggttccatttgagaaaCATCCTCCATGTGACTTCCTGTTTCCTTCTTGGTTCCTGCATGTGACATCCTGTTTACTTCCAGGTTCCACCATCCTGGTTCATCCATGTGACTTCCTGTTTACTTCCTGGTTCCTGCATGTGCCTTCCTGTCTACTTTCTGGTTCCACCGTGTGATTTCCTACTTACTTCCTGGTTCCACCATGTGACTTCATTTGTATTTCTTGCTTCCTCCATGTGACTTCCTGTTTACTTCCTGGTTCCACCATGTGACTTCCTGTTTACTTCCTGGTTACACCATGTGACTCCTTGTTTACTTCCGGGTTCCTCCCAGGTCGTAAGCCATCCTTTAATATCCAATGTCTGAGGAGGCAGGACAGCAATGATGACCTCCCCATCCCAGGAACCTACCACCAGAACTCTCCCCCCTGCCGGGCACGCACACAGGTCACTACACAGGTAACACATCAgcaccgtcacacacacacacatgcacacaggtcACTACACAGGTAACACATCAGCAccgtcacacatacacacacacacacacacacagataaccaCATCAGCACAGGTAACATACTCACACCctcttaaaacacacacacacacacacacacacacacacacacacacacacacacaaggaataTTGGAAACTTTGTGTAGCAACGGCTGTAGCATTTCTCaacctctctttatttctctctcccttccctccagaCGTACGGCAGTTACGAGTCTCGTCGCAGCAGCAGCCGTTCCTCAACAGGTTCCTCTGCCTCCTGGGCCAACCCTTGCCCTCGCCGAGGTCGCCTCCTCTACGCCCCTCTCATCCTGGTCGAAGAGGAAGGGGCGGGTGGCAGCGGCGGCGGAGGCTCCGGGATCTGGGGGGACAAGACGGGTGGAGGGGCCAACGTGACGGCGGCCACCTCCCGACCTGGCCCTGCGGGGTGGTACACGGGGCCCCCTTGTCCCTCAGGAGGGTCCCAGGCACCATACAGGGCCTATACCACACTAAGGGTCCCCACACAGCTCAGCCCTCACTACAGCGACAAGAGAGGCAGCGCTGATAGCCTGGTGGAAGCGGTGAGTATTACTACACATTCAGACATATTTAGAGATCGATATTGATATAAACATCCATAGAGTCTGGACTAATGCATTCATTATATTCAGGTTATGTCGTGGAcaatcggttcaaatataacgctgacaagaacttgtgaaatcaatttAGGCTTTTAATACAGAGTATATAAAAGCCGGAATGGTCCGCGAAACACACACCCCATTTCCCAGCCCTGGCTCCAGCATTTATACACATACAACATATAAGTCCAacccatatgcaaataagcatacttcccctaattcttcctgtcaccattatctttttagttcagtGCCTCAGtatgttctctggtatgtgtatctcttaatggaatcagcagactatatgTCTAGTGTGTCCAGGTGCCCTAAGcacatatttctctggtatgtgtgtcttaatggaatcagcagactatatgTCTAGTGTGTCCAGGTGCCCTAAGCACATATTTATCTGGTATGTGTGTCttaatgttcagctgtcctatgccTTTATATGTTATCCATGTGTCTCATTTTACTCCTACAGTTATTGATGAGAAATGaatgtgttaagtaaaaaaaaatatcaacgaaccaatcaaccaatcactGTCTCTCCCCATGTAGGTGCTGATCTCAGAGGGGCTGGGTCTGTATGCCAAGGACCCCAAGTTTGTGGCCTTCGCCAAACGGGAGATTGCTGACGCGTGTCACATGACAATTGACGAGATGGAAAGTGCGGCCAGCGACCTGCTGAGTCGGGGAAACAGGGGCGGAGGGGGTGGCGGTTTCCTGAACAATCCCGACCTTGGAACCCTGTACAGCGACGAGGAGCCAATCAGAACGGGCCGCGACGAGGAAGACCTGGCGGACGAGATGACCTGCGTCACTTCTTTCTGATCTGGATGACGGTCGATCAATTAATCAATCGATCGATCGTGATTGATTGAGTTTATTGTGATCAGGAGCAGACCAGACTTACTGGgcacgagagagacagaggacaactGAGGGACAGACAAATGGAGGACAGATATGGagctggacagacagacaaaagGTTGTCTAGTCCAGTGTCCTTAGTCCCTCCATCTTGACTATAGACAGATATATATTATAGGCCTCTAGGCTTTACAGATAATGGACCAAAGGGactagatggagagacagggaatgGACCAAAGGGACTAGATGGAGATGTGAGACAGAGAATGGACCAAAGGGActagatagagagacagggaatgGACCAAAGGGACTAGATGGAGATGTGAGACAGAGAATGGACCAAAGGGactagatggagagacagaggatgGACCAAAGGGACTAGATGGAGAAACAGAGGATGGACCAAAGGGActagatagagagacagggaatTGACCAAAGGGactagatggagagacagaggatgGACCAAAGGGactagatggagagacagaggatgGACCAAAGGGactagatggagagacagaggatgGACCAAAGGGactagatggagagacagaggatgGACCAAAGGGactagatggagagacagagaaaaaagtgaaagaagagaaagatgaaaaaaaagagacagaaagacGTGAGAGATGACCTCCCCAAAGGCacgctatatagtgcactgcttttgaccagggtccatagggactatggactatgtagggaatagggggccatttgtgAAGCAAACAAATATGTGGGTGAGGTGAGGAACCGATTCAGGAAGGTGGATGATCTTAAGGAtgagttgtatgtgtgtgtggagaagATCACATTAATGGAAGAATAGAAaatgagagatggggagaaagagagaagagagagaaagagatggggtggagagagagagtaggagagagagagtagagagagatgggggagagagagagagagagagtaggagagagagagtagagagagatgggggtgagagagagagtaggagagagagagtagagagagatgggggagagagagagagagtaggagagagagagtaggagagagagagtagagagagatgggagagagagtagagagagagagagagagagagagagtagagagagatgggggagagagagagatggtggagagTGTGACTCACAGTGTGTCTGCTGGGTGAGTCAGTGAGTAGCACTCTCAGATCGTGAACACATTTGCATCAAATTGTGTTGGTCTCTAATAACGGACTCCTTTAAGATAGTTGTACTGCGCATCATGTTGTACATGCACATTATCTTGTACATGCACATTATCTTGTACATGTACATTATCTTGTACATGCACATTATCTTGTACATGCACATTATCTTGTACATGCACATTATCTTGTACATGCACATTATCTTGTACATGCACATTATCTTGTACATGCACATTATCTTGTACATGCACATTATCTTGTACATGTACATTATCTTGTGCATGCACATTATCTTGTACATGCACATTATCTTGTACATGCACATTATCTTGTACATGCACATTATCTTGTACATGTACATTATCTTGTACATGCACATTATCTTGTACATGCACATTATCTTGTACATGCACATTATCTTGTACATGCACATTATCTTGTACATGCACATTATCTTGTACATGCACATTATCTTGTACATGCACATTATCTTGTTGGATATACTGTACAATGTTTTTCATTTTTCAGCTTTAGATTATTTTGATTTTATGAAAGAACTGAAATTGTGAAATACTTTTTAAAAAACAAAGTTGTAAGTGTTGTCTTGTCGTCGTGATGCGTCTACTACCAGGGtcggttggggtcaattcagttttcaattcagtcaatttaaattaaaTTCATGAATTGAAAATTGTCTGCATTGTTTTCTATGAGAATTTTTCAATTCCTGAATTAGAATTAACTAGCCCGAATTGGATGAATTAAAACCTGATTTGGCTGAATTAAAACCTGAATTGGCTGAATTAAAACCTGAATTGGTTTAATTAAAACCTGAATTGGTTTAATTAAAACCTGAATTGGCAGAATTAAAACCTGAATTGGTTTAATTAAAACCTGAATTGGCTGAATTAAAACCTGAATTGGCTGAATTACAACCTGAATTGGCTGAATTAAAACCTGAATTGGCTGAATTAAAACCTGAATTGAACCACCACCTCTGTTCTTCTTCTCTTTGTGTTAGATATCACGTCTATGTTGCTTTCTGTTTGAAAACAGATCACATCACGTCTGttgttttatttttgttgtttttcccatgatgtcgcTGTGCTGTGCCCCAAATTACACCCCGTTCCCTAAAtaatgcactacttctgaccagggctctggtccaaTGTAGTATCAATGAGGGAATAGTGTCCCATTTAGGACACAGTCTCTGTCTAAATGCACTGTGATTGCTGTTTTTAATAATTATAGTAATTTCATTTCAAGctaattttttttcttcttctttttaaaagttatttttatttatatcCTGGACATGCTGGGTTTATAAGCAGCATGAAATTGCTGAAAATACAAAGTGCTCATTTTATTCTGGCATTAACTTAATTGCATGTTTTATCAGCTCTAAAACAAACGTTCAGTTGAAATGTTATTGTCAAAGCATCATTGTTTTAATTCAGATTTCTATAATTCTATATGAATCTAATACAATTAATTCTAATGTCATATCGATAAACACAACATGGTGAATAAAATGGTAATCCGTGTAGTTTGTTATTTAGCAGTTTATCACGTCAGTTCTTCTTGAGTTGTTGCTAACCGGTGTTACTCAGGTTATGATGGCCCCTGACAGTCGTTACAGTGTCGTCTTGCTACAGACACCTGG
This genomic window contains:
- the LOC120036039 gene encoding voltage-dependent L-type calcium channel subunit alpha-1D-like, coding for EDVTVGKFYATFLIQDYFRKFRKRKEQGDLEEGDPNNTSAALQAGLRTLQDLGPEMRMAMSADLEEEEGMEEEPEEDETDNGYAPEGKDRRGSMVTTLTGGGGMPRESLSNGGLAHRGSTSFSKTPNGGGLEQDELRRGDNMRSSLNHHHRHSSIKNGLVDQPAMSRRNSNKYSRLRYPDDPPLYPGQHDHTYDAHTPSNAAYGNNYGNGNGNGYGDGRRTARRRLLPATPTGRKPSFNIQCLRRQDSNDDLPIPGTYHQNSPPCRARTQTYGSYESRRSSSRSSTGSSASWANPCPRRGRLLYAPLILVEEEGAGGSGGGGSGIWGDKTGGGANVTAATSRPGPAGWYTGPPCPSGGSQAPYRAYTTLRVPTQLSPHYSDKRGSADSLVEAVLISEGLGLYAKDPKFVAFAKREIADACHMTIDEMESAASDLLSRGNRGGGGGGFLNNPDLGTLYSDEEPIRTGRDEEDLADEMTCVTSF